From the genome of Candidatus Promineifilum breve, one region includes:
- a CDS encoding heavy-metal-associated domain-containing protein: METKTFKVPAIHCGHCVHTIKMELSDLAGVERVEADQNSQMVTVAWSAPADWEKIRATLVEINYPPEGLITLN; encoded by the coding sequence ATGGAAACCAAAACCTTCAAAGTCCCGGCCATTCATTGCGGCCATTGCGTGCATACGATCAAGATGGAACTGAGCGACCTCGCCGGCGTCGAGCGCGTGGAGGCCGATCAGAACAGCCAGATGGTCACCGTCGCCTGGAGCGCCCCGGCCGATTGGGAGAAGATTCGCGCCACGTTGGTGGAGATTAATTATCCGCCGGAGGGGTTGATCACGCTTAACTGA
- a CDS encoding DUF411 domain-containing protein has protein sequence MEANGYPVEEKNVADSVAVKLDHSVPQELYSCHTAVVDGYTIEGHVPAAEIDRLLAERPDIAGLAVAGMPIGSPGMETEGVANQPFDVIAFDEAGNMEVYASYKP, from the coding sequence ATGGAAGCGAATGGTTATCCGGTAGAAGAGAAGAATGTTGCCGACTCTGTCGCCGTGAAACTGGATCATTCGGTACCCCAGGAGTTGTATTCCTGCCACACAGCCGTCGTGGACGGCTATACCATTGAAGGGCATGTGCCCGCGGCCGAAATCGATCGTTTGCTGGCCGAACGCCCGGATATCGCCGGGCTGGCCGTGGCCGGCATGCCGATCGGCTCGCCGGGGATGGAAACAGAAGGCGTGGCCAATCAGCCGTTTGACGTCATCGCTTTCGACGAAGCGGGCAACATGGAAGTGTATGCCAGCTATAAGCCGTAG
- a CDS encoding metal-sensitive transcriptional regulator: MNDQTRLDAQQRLTSAAGHIRGIERMVADDAYCIDVIKQIQAVQAALSKVSTLLLDNHLRTCVTTAIQGDDADERERMLQEITSVFTVTGKK; encoded by the coding sequence ATGAACGACCAAACCCGCCTCGACGCCCAACAACGCCTGACCAGCGCCGCCGGCCACATACGCGGCATCGAACGCATGGTGGCCGACGACGCCTATTGCATCGACGTCATCAAGCAGATCCAGGCCGTGCAGGCCGCCCTCAGCAAGGTCAGCACCCTGCTGCTGGACAACCACTTGCGCACCTGCGTCACCACCGCCATCCAGGGCGACGACGCCGACGAGCGGGAGCGGATGCTGCAAGAGATCACCAGCGTCTTTACCGTGACGGGCAAGAAGTGA